A window of the Ostrea edulis chromosome 1, xbOstEdul1.1, whole genome shotgun sequence genome harbors these coding sequences:
- the LOC125680391 gene encoding uncharacterized protein LOC125680391 codes for MFTYILFSTVCGLTIAAAVYESGSDDICFGRQDIIYARSCKTYIKCVNGTTVAVHCDKYMVFNTENGHCEYAFNVHSPCGVFRDCSKLPDGHYPDTEQKCMRFYTCWKGSFLGFNACAMGLVFNVRKQVCDWPFNVMPPCGIR; via the exons ATGTTTACTTACATTCTGTTCAGCACGGTGTGTGGATTGACAATAGCTGCTGCCGTATACG AGTCGGGGAGCGATGACATTTGCTTCGGGAGACAGGATATAATATATGCCAGAAGTTGCAAAACttatattaaatgtgtgaacggAACGACAGTAGCCGTACACTGCGATAAGTACATGGTGTTTAACACGGAGAATGGACATTGCGAATA TGCTTTTAACGTTCATTCTCCTTGCGGAGTTTTCCGGGATTGTTCGAAACTTCCCGATGGTCACTACCCGGACACAGAACAAAAGTGTATGCGGTTCTACACCTGCTGGAAGGGGTCTTTTCTTGGATTCAACGCCTGTGCTATGG GTCTAGTATTCAATGTCAGAAAACAAGTCTGTGATTGGCCATTCAACGTAATGCCACCATGCGGAATCAGGTGA